The following are encoded in a window of Roseimaritima ulvae genomic DNA:
- the msrB gene encoding peptide-methionine (R)-S-oxide reductase MsrB: MSRRNVWIRSLRWAALAAVVWFAGVLVWGQSASPARAEESVPFDIPEYEPQNKAQLRRSLTGIQYKVTQQEGTEPAFRNLYWDNKKEGLYRCVVCEYPLFTSQTKFKSGTGWPSFYAPLSEKMVGTKRDWKMLYPRTEVHCARCKAHLGHVFNDGPRPTGKRYCMNSASLKFEETELPTQP, translated from the coding sequence ATGAGTCGACGAAATGTTTGGATCCGATCCCTGCGATGGGCCGCCCTGGCGGCGGTGGTGTGGTTCGCCGGAGTGTTGGTGTGGGGCCAGTCGGCGTCGCCCGCTCGAGCCGAAGAGAGCGTGCCTTTTGATATTCCCGAGTATGAACCGCAGAACAAAGCCCAACTGCGACGCTCGCTGACCGGTATCCAGTACAAGGTCACCCAGCAGGAAGGCACCGAACCGGCGTTCCGCAATCTCTACTGGGACAACAAGAAAGAAGGCCTGTATCGCTGCGTGGTCTGTGAGTACCCGCTATTTACCTCGCAAACCAAATTTAAATCCGGCACCGGCTGGCCCAGCTTCTATGCGCCGCTGAGCGAGAAGATGGTGGGCACCAAACGCGATTGGAAAATGTTGTATCCGCGGACCGAGGTCCACTGCGCCCGCTGCAAGGCCCATCTCGGACACGTCTTTAACGATGGCCCCCGACCGACCGGCAAACGTTATTGCATGAACAGCGCCTCGCTGAAGTTCGAAGAAACCGAACTGCCCACCCAGCCGTAG